The proteins below come from a single Isoptericola dokdonensis DS-3 genomic window:
- a CDS encoding glycosyl hydrolase family 18 protein yields the protein MRHRSTPSRRAALALVTAGALVVGTGAAAHAAKPSAPDAGSTHDADGVNGFRTLGYFPGWGVADSHDYEVADLVKTGAVADLTHLTYAFGNVTTDLVCDISDDVVPDGGIDAGQPEGDPENDYLRLVGASDSVDGVADTPDQALAGNFNQLRKLKELYPDLQITISLGGWTWSDNFSEAALTAESRQRLVDSCISTYLDGDLPVYGEQGGDGVAAGIFDGFDVDWEWPADTGEHPSPNPAVDKENFLALMELFRAELDERSAVTGEDYLLTGFAPAGWGPRTNGGWVDPRLADVVDFLNIQGYDYHGTWVANRTGHQGNLHPYAWPDNPSANWGLAADGLLGAYRAAGYDDDQIVLGLAAYGQGWRGVDDPTPGAPAEAAVGVKNYSELHDLGTEYYDEEAVAAYRYDGDQWWSLDTPRSVAAKASWVAENGYGGAYFWDIAGDYKNELGGTLADTFRAATPGPLVEGPGAAPWYASGVYTAGDVVAHNGTEYQARWWTRAQEPGAKNGPWVKVGPRGTFPVSAEDCAPAYDPAATYSNGDVVSQAGVNHTAMWWTRGQSPAANTWNAWDAGTPCA from the coding sequence ATGAGACACCGTTCGACCCCGAGCCGCCGCGCGGCTCTCGCCCTGGTCACCGCCGGCGCGCTCGTCGTCGGCACCGGCGCGGCCGCCCACGCGGCCAAGCCGTCCGCCCCCGACGCCGGCTCCACCCACGACGCCGACGGCGTCAACGGGTTCCGCACCCTCGGCTACTTCCCCGGCTGGGGTGTCGCCGACTCCCACGACTACGAGGTCGCCGACCTCGTCAAGACCGGCGCCGTGGCGGACCTCACGCACCTCACCTACGCCTTCGGCAACGTCACCACCGACCTCGTGTGCGACATCAGCGACGACGTCGTGCCCGACGGCGGGATCGACGCCGGGCAGCCCGAGGGCGACCCGGAGAACGACTACCTGCGCCTCGTCGGCGCGAGCGACTCCGTCGACGGCGTCGCCGACACCCCCGACCAGGCCCTTGCCGGCAACTTCAACCAGCTCCGCAAGCTCAAGGAGCTGTACCCCGACCTGCAGATCACCATCTCGCTCGGCGGCTGGACCTGGTCCGACAACTTCTCCGAGGCCGCGCTCACCGCGGAGTCCCGCCAGCGGCTCGTCGACTCCTGCATCTCCACGTACCTCGACGGCGACCTGCCCGTCTACGGGGAGCAGGGTGGCGACGGCGTCGCCGCGGGCATCTTCGACGGCTTCGACGTCGACTGGGAGTGGCCCGCGGACACCGGCGAGCACCCCTCGCCGAACCCGGCCGTCGACAAGGAGAACTTCCTCGCGCTCATGGAGCTGTTCCGCGCCGAGCTCGACGAGCGCTCCGCCGTCACCGGCGAGGACTACCTGCTCACCGGGTTCGCACCCGCCGGCTGGGGCCCGCGCACCAACGGCGGCTGGGTCGACCCGCGCCTCGCGGACGTCGTCGACTTCCTCAACATCCAGGGCTACGACTACCACGGCACCTGGGTCGCCAACCGCACCGGCCACCAGGGCAACCTGCACCCCTACGCCTGGCCCGACAACCCCAGCGCCAACTGGGGCCTCGCCGCCGACGGGCTGCTCGGCGCCTACCGTGCCGCCGGGTACGACGACGACCAGATCGTCCTCGGCCTCGCCGCCTACGGCCAGGGCTGGCGCGGCGTCGACGACCCCACCCCCGGCGCACCCGCCGAGGCCGCCGTCGGCGTGAAGAACTACTCCGAGCTGCACGACCTCGGCACCGAGTACTACGACGAGGAGGCCGTCGCCGCCTACCGCTACGACGGCGACCAGTGGTGGAGCCTCGACACCCCGCGCTCCGTGGCCGCCAAGGCCTCCTGGGTCGCCGAGAACGGCTACGGCGGCGCCTACTTCTGGGACATCGCCGGTGACTACAAGAACGAGCTCGGCGGCACCCTCGCCGACACGTTCCGCGCCGCCACCCCCGGCCCGCTCGTCGAAGGCCCCGGCGCCGCCCCCTGGTACGCCTCCGGCGTGTACACCGCCGGGGACGTCGTGGCCCACAACGGCACCGAGTACCAGGCGCGCTGGTGGACCCGCGCCCAGGAGCCCGGCGCCAAGAACGGCCCCTGGGTGAAGGTCGGTCCCCGCGGAACCTTCCCCGTCAGCGCCGAGGACTGCGCCCCCGCGTACGACCCCGCCGCCACGTACTCCAACGGTGACGTCGTCTCCCAAGCCGGCGTCAACCACACCGCCATGTGGTGGACCCGCGGCCAGTCGCCCGCCGCCAACACCTGGAACGCGTGGGACGCCGGGACGCCCTGCGCCTGA
- a CDS encoding tyrosine-type recombinase/integrase has protein sequence MPRKPIEPGRWGQIRRREISPGVWRAQALYRDFTGVLHKYEARGPSGAAAQRRLEDKLHRASTDGTTSGGAAITPESRMTVVFDQWVSEKRVEGQITPQSLATYLGVLERDLRPAFGALRVREVTPVAVNRVLMALSSAQKFDTARQARNVLSQVMMMCVRYGAAPFNPVRDAVTVRKPRRAEVRALGLEDIALLRKAVREWEDRPALPRGRRNVTLLPQIVDTMLGTGLRIGECLALREADLDLEALIPTLTVTGTVVRVEGRLLRQSKPKSDSSRRTITLPDFVVAAITEALDLGLDGGPDALVFPSTSATPRSPSRIRDQLRDAQAAIGTKVTPHDFRRTVATQVANSTTIANATALLGHADEGTTVRHYVKRTHVAPDLRTVIDQLVTQASSSGVPEGKTE, from the coding sequence GTGCCGCGCAAGCCCATCGAGCCGGGACGCTGGGGGCAGATTCGCCGCCGTGAGATCTCCCCCGGCGTCTGGCGGGCTCAGGCGCTGTACCGCGACTTCACCGGGGTGCTGCACAAGTACGAGGCCCGCGGGCCGTCCGGTGCCGCTGCGCAGCGTCGCTTGGAGGACAAGCTGCACCGTGCGAGCACGGACGGCACGACCAGCGGTGGCGCCGCGATCACGCCGGAGTCCCGGATGACGGTCGTCTTCGACCAGTGGGTGTCAGAGAAGCGGGTCGAGGGGCAGATCACGCCGCAGTCGCTCGCGACGTATCTCGGCGTGTTGGAGCGGGACCTCCGTCCGGCGTTCGGAGCGCTGCGGGTGCGGGAGGTGACGCCTGTCGCGGTGAACCGGGTGCTCATGGCGTTGAGTTCGGCGCAAAAGTTCGACACCGCCCGCCAGGCTCGCAACGTGCTGTCGCAGGTCATGATGATGTGCGTCCGGTACGGGGCCGCGCCGTTCAACCCGGTGCGGGACGCCGTGACGGTGCGCAAGCCGCGGCGGGCCGAGGTCCGTGCGCTCGGGCTGGAGGACATCGCGCTGCTGCGCAAGGCCGTGCGGGAGTGGGAGGACCGTCCCGCGCTCCCCCGCGGTCGGCGGAACGTCACGCTGCTGCCGCAGATCGTGGACACGATGCTCGGCACCGGCCTGCGGATCGGTGAGTGCCTGGCGCTGCGGGAGGCGGACCTCGACCTCGAGGCTCTGATCCCGACGCTCACCGTGACGGGCACCGTGGTCCGGGTCGAGGGGCGGTTGCTGCGGCAGTCGAAGCCCAAGTCGGACTCGTCACGCCGGACCATCACCCTGCCAGACTTCGTCGTCGCGGCCATCACCGAGGCATTGGACCTCGGGCTCGACGGCGGGCCGGACGCTCTGGTGTTCCCGTCCACCAGCGCTACGCCGCGTTCGCCGAGCCGGATCCGCGACCAGCTCCGCGACGCGCAGGCCGCCATCGGCACCAAGGTCACACCGCACGACTTCCGCCGCACCGTCGCCACCCAGGTCGCCAACTCGACCACGATCGCCAACGCGACCGCGCTGCTCGGGCACGCTGACGAGGGCACCACGGTGCGGCACTACGTGAAGCGGACCCACGTCGCCCCGGACCTGCGGACGGTGATCGACCAGCTCGTCACCCAGGCGTCGTCGTCGGGCGTCCCGGAAGGGAAAACGGAGTGA
- a CDS encoding helix-turn-helix transcriptional regulator: protein MSTTSVSQIDRTSTRRRLMTPDELADYLGVSLHCVYAWSSRGGGPNVVRVGARLRYRPDDVEAWLDRVTDDRAVG, encoded by the coding sequence ATGAGCACCACGAGCGTGAGCCAGATCGACCGGACGTCCACCCGTCGGCGCCTGATGACGCCGGACGAGCTGGCCGACTACCTGGGCGTGAGCCTGCATTGCGTGTACGCGTGGTCGAGCCGCGGTGGTGGGCCGAACGTGGTCCGTGTCGGCGCTCGGCTGCGCTACCGGCCCGACGACGTCGAGGCGTGGTTGGATCGCGTCACCGACGACCGCGCGGTGGGCTGA
- a CDS encoding replication initiator, with the protein MNAATATAEGFWGHSPEVPLDLVDLTDAQAAGIVARLRDRTTGAFAEAAALTGYCSHPIRLQGTSTTIDAATGEVLSQFSSADAPLATLYRACGNRRESVCPACSRVYARDTFEMIRAGLLGGKTVPDTVADNPLVFATLTAPSFGHVHGTGGKRGGGRCRPHGTGVCPHGRPRSCTAQHSDTDPLVGGPLCEACYDWHSAVVWQWHAPELWRRFTIALRRQVADRLGVPESALRDVASVQFAKVAEYQVRGLVHFHALIRLDGPDGPGSPAPLDGKTLAQAAKDAARSVVVTAPPVDGGDVPRLLRFGKQLDVRCVRSGVPDNDDGTDDLRPEQVAGYLAKYSTKGTGTDPSAPRPHHQRLIRTCRWLAERARTACRGLAGPDPEDDDGCLCGQCADSPYRLLTKWAHMLGFRGHFSSKSRRYSIPLGRLRRARARFQKLKADADRDGTPMDTADLENRLLADDEDTTLVIGHWTYAGTGWTNPGDKALADAAAARAREYAQWKARTRGGEVPITPAA; encoded by the coding sequence ATGAACGCGGCCACGGCGACGGCTGAGGGCTTCTGGGGGCATTCCCCCGAGGTCCCTCTCGACCTGGTCGACCTCACGGACGCGCAGGCTGCTGGAATCGTGGCCCGCCTGCGCGACCGCACGACGGGCGCCTTCGCCGAAGCGGCTGCCCTCACCGGCTACTGCTCCCACCCCATCCGGCTGCAGGGCACCTCGACGACGATCGACGCGGCGACGGGCGAGGTGCTGTCGCAGTTCAGCTCCGCCGACGCCCCGCTCGCCACCCTGTACCGGGCATGCGGCAACCGACGCGAGTCCGTCTGCCCCGCCTGCTCCCGCGTGTACGCCCGCGACACGTTCGAGATGATCCGCGCAGGCCTGCTCGGCGGCAAGACCGTCCCCGACACCGTCGCGGACAACCCGCTCGTCTTCGCGACCCTCACCGCGCCGTCGTTCGGGCACGTCCACGGCACCGGAGGCAAGCGCGGCGGCGGACGCTGCCGCCCCCACGGCACCGGCGTCTGCCCGCACGGCCGCCCCCGCTCGTGCACCGCCCAGCACTCCGACACCGACCCCCTCGTGGGCGGGCCACTGTGCGAGGCCTGTTACGACTGGCACTCCGCCGTCGTGTGGCAGTGGCACGCCCCCGAGCTGTGGCGCCGCTTCACCATCGCCCTACGCCGCCAGGTCGCCGACCGCCTCGGCGTCCCCGAGTCCGCCCTGCGCGACGTCGCCTCGGTGCAGTTCGCCAAGGTCGCCGAATACCAGGTGCGCGGCCTCGTGCACTTCCACGCCCTCATCCGCCTCGACGGACCCGACGGCCCCGGCTCCCCCGCACCCCTCGACGGCAAGACCCTGGCCCAGGCCGCCAAGGACGCCGCCCGGTCCGTCGTGGTCACCGCTCCCCCGGTCGACGGCGGCGACGTCCCGCGCCTGCTCCGCTTTGGCAAGCAGCTCGACGTGCGGTGCGTGCGCTCCGGCGTGCCGGACAACGACGACGGCACCGACGACCTGCGCCCCGAACAGGTAGCCGGTTACCTCGCCAAGTACTCCACCAAGGGCACCGGCACCGACCCGTCCGCGCCGCGACCGCACCACCAGCGCCTCATCCGCACCTGCCGGTGGCTTGCCGAACGCGCCCGTACCGCGTGCCGTGGGCTCGCCGGCCCGGACCCCGAGGACGACGACGGCTGCCTGTGCGGGCAGTGCGCTGACAGCCCCTACCGGCTTTTGACCAAGTGGGCGCACATGCTCGGCTTCCGCGGCCACTTCTCCAGCAAGTCGCGCCGCTACTCCATCCCCCTCGGACGACTCCGCCGGGCCCGTGCCAGGTTCCAGAAGCTCAAGGCCGACGCCGATCGCGACGGCACACCGATGGACACCGCCGACCTCGAGAACCGCCTGCTCGCCGACGACGAGGACACGACGCTCGTCATCGGGCATTGGACCTACGCCGGCACCGGCTGGACCAACCCGGGCGACAAGGCTCTCGCCGACGCCGCAGCCGCGCGTGCTCGCGAGTACGCCCAGTGGAAGGCGCGCACCCGCGGCGGTGAAGTCCCGATCACGCCCGCAGCATGA
- a CDS encoding FtsK/SpoIIIE domain-containing protein translates to MDALGTAWAVTRTVAGAAWHLVWWTLRSWRLLLACVVLGNVLLILDQRLAGYAVIWCVPAFCLLRAVWSVVHPLTYEAVLGGPIRRRGWRRHLRKRWSTIADRCGLATSDSDDGARVIPRLRRVRTSGNTLTFRVRARVGHTVDDVAAAAEAIATSVGAEAVETRRIGGGWLELVLTMRELLHVPTLPVIPSAIETGAVTLGRTSDGSPWRLDLTARHTLVVGRSGSGKGSIFWGIAGNLAPASHAGMVQLWGVDLKGGVEVAVGAPMFSHVAMNEPDAVRLLADLHRVIVDRQSLMRGLSRSFTPTPGDPVHVLMIDELAVLTAYASKDVVNEAATLLKLILTQGRAFGVMVVAFVQDPRKETVGMRELFTQTIALRLASASETRMVLGEGMAAAAPAHHVAATMPGAGYLVGDDGHVERVRADYWADDFIRMVAATYPAPPVPPLPTEAEAGSPVGNDVPAGAPGEPVETAPRPRTPRKRSPRRSTVERDAEVA, encoded by the coding sequence ATGGACGCGCTCGGCACGGCGTGGGCCGTCACCCGGACTGTCGCGGGGGCGGCGTGGCATCTGGTCTGGTGGACGCTGCGGTCCTGGCGGCTGCTGCTGGCCTGCGTCGTGCTGGGCAACGTCCTGCTCATCCTCGACCAGCGCCTCGCCGGCTACGCGGTCATCTGGTGCGTCCCGGCGTTCTGCCTGCTGCGCGCGGTCTGGTCCGTCGTGCACCCGCTGACCTACGAGGCGGTGCTCGGTGGGCCGATCCGGCGCCGCGGATGGCGACGTCACCTGCGCAAGCGGTGGTCGACGATTGCCGACCGCTGCGGCCTGGCGACCTCGGACTCCGACGACGGGGCACGGGTGATCCCCCGCCTGCGGCGTGTGCGCACCTCGGGGAACACGCTCACCTTCCGGGTCCGGGCCCGCGTCGGGCACACCGTCGACGACGTCGCCGCCGCGGCCGAAGCCATTGCGACGTCGGTCGGTGCCGAGGCGGTCGAGACTCGCCGGATCGGCGGCGGGTGGCTCGAGCTGGTCTTGACGATGCGCGAGCTGCTGCACGTGCCGACCCTGCCGGTCATCCCGTCCGCGATCGAGACTGGCGCGGTCACCCTCGGGCGCACCTCGGACGGATCACCCTGGCGCCTCGATCTCACAGCCCGGCACACCCTCGTCGTCGGCCGCTCCGGATCAGGGAAGGGGTCGATCTTCTGGGGCATCGCCGGGAACCTCGCTCCGGCCTCGCACGCCGGGATGGTGCAGCTGTGGGGCGTCGACCTCAAGGGCGGCGTCGAGGTCGCGGTCGGCGCGCCGATGTTCTCCCACGTCGCCATGAACGAGCCCGACGCCGTCCGGCTCCTCGCGGACCTGCACCGCGTCATCGTCGACCGGCAGAGCCTCATGCGTGGCCTGTCGCGCTCGTTCACCCCGACACCGGGCGATCCCGTCCACGTGCTGATGATCGACGAACTCGCCGTGCTGACCGCCTACGCCTCCAAGGACGTCGTCAACGAGGCCGCAACGCTGCTGAAGCTGATCCTGACGCAGGGGCGCGCGTTCGGGGTCATGGTCGTCGCGTTCGTGCAGGACCCGCGCAAGGAGACCGTGGGCATGCGGGAACTGTTCACCCAGACGATCGCGCTACGACTCGCGTCGGCGTCCGAGACGCGCATGGTCCTCGGAGAAGGCATGGCCGCTGCCGCGCCCGCACACCACGTCGCGGCCACCATGCCCGGCGCCGGGTACCTCGTCGGGGACGACGGCCACGTCGAACGGGTGCGCGCGGACTACTGGGCCGACGACTTCATCCGCATGGTCGCCGCCACCTACCCGGCACCGCCCGTTCCCCCGCTGCCCACCGAAGCCGAGGCGGGCTCCCCCGTGGGCAACGATGTCCCGGCGGGTGCTCCGGGCGAGCCCGTCGAGACGGCGCCGCGTCCGCGAACGCCGCGCAAGCGATCCCCCCGCAGGTCGACCGTCGAGCGGGACGCCGAGGTCGCCTGA